A genomic stretch from Gardnerella leopoldii includes:
- the tilS gene encoding tRNA lysidine(34) synthetase TilS, which produces MVYSSRIRAGIGAIKHCFDELSLCAQDARFSEHGNHATDADAPLVLIACSGGRDSLALTALSVIVCASRGIRCGVVIVDHHLQPHSTEIANIAAKHCLQSGIDEKYVYIQSVNVEDLGEGEESAARKARYQAIIEVAKKQQAAAVLLAHTANDQAETVMMGLKDSAGLEAVAGMKAVTLRQNVLFARPLIKLTREDTTGICEDLGISWWDDPTNGDDISQNEELSENYPLRSRVRHTLMPYISRFFNANMVTLLSRGAEIARDDLDYINSQVDEASSQVMEFDKNAKTVRLKADKLAQYHPSIRRRIIVRALSELGLRFSSSHISAVDELCTKWHGQKPFSLPNYYEATRLSRNIVIRLCKDSEHANCRYTR; this is translated from the coding sequence ATGGTGTATTCTTCTCGTATACGCGCAGGAATTGGCGCAATCAAGCATTGTTTTGACGAACTTTCGTTGTGTGCTCAAGACGCGCGTTTTTCCGAACATGGCAACCACGCGACAGATGCTGATGCTCCTCTGGTTCTTATTGCGTGCTCTGGAGGTAGAGATTCTCTTGCACTTACAGCATTGAGCGTGATTGTGTGCGCAAGTAGAGGTATTCGTTGCGGTGTCGTAATAGTAGATCACCATTTGCAGCCGCACTCAACTGAAATTGCTAATATTGCGGCTAAGCATTGTTTGCAATCTGGAATAGATGAAAAGTACGTGTATATTCAATCTGTGAACGTTGAAGATTTAGGAGAAGGCGAAGAGTCTGCTGCTAGAAAGGCTAGGTATCAAGCAATTATTGAGGTTGCTAAAAAGCAGCAAGCTGCAGCCGTGCTTCTAGCTCACACTGCAAATGATCAAGCAGAAACTGTAATGATGGGGTTAAAAGATTCTGCAGGTTTAGAAGCAGTTGCTGGCATGAAAGCAGTGACATTGCGTCAAAACGTGCTTTTTGCAAGGCCTCTTATTAAGCTTACTAGAGAAGATACTACTGGTATTTGCGAGGATTTAGGTATTTCATGGTGGGATGATCCTACAAATGGTGACGATATTTCGCAAAATGAGGAACTTTCAGAAAATTATCCATTGAGATCTCGAGTTAGACACACGTTAATGCCTTATATTTCGCGATTTTTTAATGCGAATATGGTTACTTTGCTTTCTCGCGGAGCTGAAATAGCTAGAGACGATCTTGACTATATTAATTCTCAAGTTGACGAAGCTAGTTCACAAGTGATGGAATTTGATAAAAATGCGAAAACTGTTAGGTTAAAAGCTGATAAATTAGCGCAATATCATCCATCAATTCGCAGACGAATTATAGTGCGTGCGTTAAGTGAGCTTGGTCTGCGTTTCTCGTCAAGTCACATATCTGCAGTGGACGAACTATGTACAAAATGGCATGGTCAGAAGCCTTTTTCATTGCCAAATTATTATGAAGCAACTCGACTCTCGCGCAATATCGTCATTCGCTTATGCAAAGATAGTGAACATGCAAATTGCAGATATACGAGATGA
- a CDS encoding D-alanyl-D-alanine carboxypeptidase produces MESSKGSNDALNISNASTPTQSGEPNKSIEPKPSSEPKSSSEIKPSSAQKNSKYAAMVLRSQYPSRWRLLIAFIAVIVSAAIIFTYFLLDVYDILPGPLTLRSQHYAVTVSSPKSLLRVNSLAKGVTYGQEINHSQAQKLIDELVSDASMSSSTSAVIMDANGRVVASHEPNALREPASTLKTLTASVASRTLDMGSTLDTQVFLLPKTGGESERASSANARKLVLRGNGDMLLGVGENDWNHVNGRAGLTTLARRTANALKLENIHTVSLAVDDSLFGAKRAPDLIYETDVERRFYAQTSSLAIDDARQRDLSVQGVDADAMTDFPLSDPHPAFSVGRVFAKLLSKQGIVISNYSNKTASDEKNSGSDSSADDSSENNKDSENENKSAQSENLVIPVSETKSLISSNSRLIAQVSSAPLNEIMAYTLRISDNTLAEEFGRLTALATHKSNSPEGAVQAVKEGLRKLNIDIRGLHMSDCSGLSPKSRLRATTLAQVQVLNIKADSGGAAAAEGLSLPGLVGTARKRLADESSAGMLRVKTGSLSEVTSMVGNVSRKSGGVLTFAVVANQPADIWGAFVAINKFMAELPKL; encoded by the coding sequence ATGGAAAGTAGTAAAGGCTCAAACGATGCCTTAAATATTTCTAATGCGAGCACGCCAACGCAAAGCGGCGAACCCAATAAAAGTATCGAGCCTAAACCAAGTAGTGAACCTAAATCAAGCAGTGAGATTAAACCAAGTAGCGCACAGAAGAATAGTAAATACGCTGCTATGGTTTTAAGAAGCCAATATCCTTCTCGTTGGCGATTACTTATTGCATTTATAGCAGTTATAGTTAGTGCAGCAATTATTTTTACTTATTTTTTGCTTGACGTATACGATATTCTTCCTGGTCCTTTGACGTTGCGAAGCCAACATTATGCTGTAACTGTTTCTTCTCCTAAATCACTTTTGCGAGTTAATTCACTAGCTAAAGGCGTGACTTATGGTCAAGAAATAAATCATTCGCAAGCTCAAAAACTTATTGACGAGTTGGTTTCCGATGCTTCTATGAGTAGCAGCACTTCAGCGGTAATTATGGATGCTAATGGACGAGTAGTTGCTTCACATGAGCCAAATGCTTTAAGAGAGCCAGCGTCAACGCTTAAAACTTTAACTGCTAGCGTGGCTTCTCGCACTCTTGACATGGGTTCAACTCTTGATACTCAAGTATTTTTGTTGCCTAAAACAGGCGGTGAGTCAGAGCGAGCTTCTAGTGCGAATGCTAGAAAGCTTGTGCTTCGCGGCAATGGTGACATGCTTCTTGGCGTTGGAGAAAACGATTGGAACCATGTCAATGGCAGAGCAGGCTTAACGACATTAGCGAGAAGAACAGCCAACGCTTTGAAACTTGAAAATATTCACACAGTTTCTTTAGCTGTTGATGACTCATTGTTTGGCGCAAAACGTGCTCCTGATTTGATTTATGAAACAGATGTTGAACGCCGCTTTTATGCTCAAACGTCATCTTTGGCTATAGATGATGCTCGTCAGCGTGACCTTTCAGTGCAAGGTGTTGACGCTGATGCTATGACAGATTTTCCGCTTTCTGATCCTCATCCTGCTTTCAGTGTCGGCCGTGTTTTTGCTAAATTATTAAGCAAACAAGGAATAGTTATAAGTAATTATTCTAATAAAACCGCTTCTGACGAAAAAAATTCCGGTTCAGACTCGTCTGCAGATGATTCTTCTGAAAACAATAAAGATTCTGAAAATGAAAATAAATCTGCACAATCTGAAAATCTTGTAATACCGGTAAGCGAAACTAAATCGTTAATATCGTCTAATTCGCGTTTAATTGCACAAGTTTCTTCTGCACCTTTAAACGAAATAATGGCATATACTCTTCGTATTTCAGACAATACATTGGCGGAAGAGTTTGGTCGTCTGACTGCGCTTGCAACTCACAAATCCAACTCTCCGGAGGGTGCAGTTCAGGCAGTAAAAGAGGGATTACGCAAGCTCAATATCGATATACGTGGTTTGCACATGTCTGATTGCTCAGGCTTGTCTCCAAAATCAAGGTTGCGCGCAACAACGCTAGCTCAAGTACAAGTGCTTAATATTAAAGCCGATTCTGGAGGTGCTGCAGCTGCTGAAGGATTGTCTCTTCCTGGTTTAGTTGGAACAGCAAGAAAGCGTTTAGCGGATGAATCTTCTGCCGGCATGCTTCGCGTAAAGACTGGTTCTTTAAGTGAAGTTACTTCTATGGTTGGTAATGTGTCTAGGAAAAGTGGTGGAGTGCTAACTTTCGCTGTTGTTGCGAACCAGCCAGCTGATATTTGGGGGGCATTCGTAGCGATTAATAAGTTTATGGCGGAATTGCCAAAACTATGA
- the hpt gene encoding hypoxanthine phosphoribosyltransferase has product MQIADIRDDIDYELISHEDLMKRIREVAKQVSEDYKNRNVLLVAVLKGAVNTLAVFSQELSVNAAMDFMSLSSYGSGTQTSGQITVREDLSTDVRGRDVLIVEDIVDSGRTLAWLVDELKGRGAASVKVFALLSKPARREVDVQIDYSGFEIPDAFVVGFGMDYDERYRNLNSIAVLKPSVYGA; this is encoded by the coding sequence ATGCAAATTGCAGATATACGAGATGACATCGACTATGAATTAATTAGTCACGAAGACCTTATGAAGCGTATTCGTGAAGTTGCTAAACAAGTAAGTGAAGATTACAAAAACCGTAATGTTTTGCTTGTTGCAGTTCTAAAAGGTGCTGTAAATACTCTTGCTGTATTTTCGCAAGAGTTAAGCGTTAATGCAGCAATGGACTTTATGAGCTTGTCTAGTTACGGCAGTGGCACTCAAACTAGCGGACAAATCACTGTTCGCGAAGATTTAAGTACTGATGTGCGTGGTCGAGATGTGCTTATTGTAGAAGACATTGTTGATTCCGGTCGCACGCTAGCTTGGCTTGTAGATGAGCTAAAAGGTCGTGGTGCTGCGAGTGTAAAAGTTTTTGCATTGCTCAGTAAGCCTGCACGTCGCGAAGTAGACGTACAAATCGACTACTCGGGCTTTGAAATTCCTGATGCATTTGTCGTTGGTTTCGGAATGGACTACGACGAACGCTACCGCAACCTCAATAGTATTGCGGTATTAAAGCCATCAGTGTATGGTGCTTGA
- the ftsH gene encoding ATP-dependent zinc metalloprotease FtsH, which produces MGASPMTPQGPMGGPGRGNNGNNPFLNPRNPRNQRNNGQQGKNNKNNENNHNNRRSFWQSPWTWIVLLVLLSVVGFQMFVHNGSQTIDTQDGIELVRSHKASYVEIIDNKQLVKLTLDSPFKKFDKRSKQNRDFGKDVQFYYAYAQGRSIVQEVEKAKPSNGWTASLQSSSIISYLITSLVPILFFLGMIWFMFSRIGGAGGSMLGMGGGRGRGKLLEGQTPKTKFADVAGEQAAVEEVEEIKDFLKDPSRYKALGARIPRGVLLYGPPGTGKTLLARAIAGEAGVPFYAMAGSDFVEMFVGLGASRVRELFDEAKKNAPAIIFIDEIDAVGRRRGSGMTGGHDEREQTLNQLLVEMDGFDNDTNLIIIAATNRPDVLDSALLRPGRFDRQVAVEAPDLEGREAILKVHAKGKPFVPDVDLHMVAVRTPGFTGADLANVLNEAALLCARSGAQYIDNRAIDEAIDRVQAGPRRKSKGMALDELRNTAYHEGGHALVAAALHHTDPVTKVTILPRGHALGYTAVMPTSDRYSQSRNELLDQMAYAMGGRTAEEVVFHDPTTGASNDIEKATAIARKMVVEYGFSAKLGAVKWMDTDEDSSGSLDSLQPRKFSNRTAEVIDEEVHKLIETAHTEAWEIINNNRDVLDELVRQLLAKETLNEKELKEIFSKIRKAPERTLWLSDDRRPDSDLPPVEIPESLKRNVEGKNEQTEASELSESSNNATSQNQQSDQMPVDTSIQTPAPAPRTVIGTVKPPVNPPTNQNDGTQFGA; this is translated from the coding sequence ATGGGCGCTTCTCCTATGACACCGCAAGGCCCAATGGGCGGTCCTGGGCGTGGAAATAACGGAAATAATCCGTTTTTAAATCCACGCAACCCTAGGAATCAGCGAAACAACGGTCAGCAGGGCAAGAATAATAAAAATAACGAGAACAACCATAACAATCGTCGTTCCTTCTGGCAATCGCCATGGACGTGGATTGTGCTTCTTGTGTTGCTTTCAGTTGTCGGATTCCAAATGTTTGTTCATAACGGATCGCAAACTATCGATACTCAGGATGGTATTGAGTTAGTGCGATCTCATAAAGCAAGTTATGTGGAAATTATTGACAATAAACAGTTAGTTAAGCTTACGCTTGATAGTCCGTTTAAGAAGTTCGATAAACGAAGTAAGCAAAATCGTGACTTTGGCAAGGATGTGCAATTCTACTACGCGTATGCACAAGGTAGGTCAATTGTACAAGAAGTCGAAAAGGCGAAGCCTTCTAACGGCTGGACTGCTAGCTTACAGTCATCTAGCATTATTTCGTATTTGATTACTTCGCTTGTTCCAATATTGTTCTTCCTTGGCATGATTTGGTTCATGTTTAGCAGAATAGGCGGTGCCGGCGGAAGTATGCTTGGCATGGGCGGCGGACGTGGCCGTGGCAAGCTGCTTGAAGGTCAGACTCCTAAAACTAAGTTTGCTGACGTTGCTGGCGAACAAGCTGCTGTTGAAGAAGTTGAAGAGATTAAAGACTTCTTGAAGGATCCTTCGCGCTACAAGGCTTTGGGTGCTCGTATTCCGCGCGGTGTGCTGCTTTATGGTCCTCCAGGAACTGGTAAGACTTTGTTGGCTCGTGCTATTGCAGGCGAAGCTGGTGTGCCGTTCTATGCAATGGCTGGCTCTGACTTCGTGGAAATGTTCGTAGGCTTGGGCGCGTCTCGCGTTCGTGAACTTTTTGACGAAGCTAAGAAGAATGCTCCTGCAATCATCTTTATCGATGAGATTGATGCTGTTGGTCGTCGCCGCGGAAGTGGCATGACTGGCGGTCATGATGAGCGCGAGCAGACACTTAATCAGTTGCTTGTTGAGATGGATGGTTTCGACAACGATACTAATTTGATTATTATTGCTGCAACAAACCGTCCAGATGTGCTTGATTCCGCACTTCTTCGTCCTGGTCGTTTTGACCGTCAGGTGGCTGTTGAGGCTCCTGATTTGGAAGGTCGCGAGGCAATTTTGAAGGTTCACGCTAAGGGTAAGCCTTTTGTGCCGGATGTTGATCTTCATATGGTTGCTGTGCGCACTCCTGGTTTTACTGGTGCAGACTTAGCTAACGTGCTTAACGAAGCTGCGTTGCTTTGCGCTCGATCTGGTGCTCAATATATCGATAATCGCGCTATTGATGAGGCAATTGATCGTGTTCAAGCAGGACCTCGACGTAAGTCTAAGGGCATGGCTTTGGATGAATTGCGTAACACTGCTTACCATGAGGGCGGTCATGCTCTTGTTGCTGCTGCGCTGCACCACACGGATCCTGTTACTAAAGTAACGATTTTGCCGCGAGGTCACGCACTTGGATACACTGCTGTGATGCCAACAAGCGACCGTTACTCGCAGTCTCGCAACGAATTGCTGGATCAAATGGCATATGCTATGGGTGGACGCACAGCCGAGGAAGTTGTGTTCCACGATCCAACAACTGGTGCTTCTAACGACATTGAGAAAGCTACTGCCATTGCTCGTAAGATGGTTGTTGAATATGGTTTCTCAGCAAAGCTTGGAGCTGTTAAGTGGATGGATACTGACGAAGATTCTTCTGGTTCACTCGATTCTTTGCAACCTCGCAAGTTCTCGAATCGTACTGCTGAAGTAATCGATGAAGAAGTTCATAAGCTTATCGAAACTGCTCATACTGAAGCGTGGGAGATTATTAACAATAATCGTGACGTATTGGATGAGCTGGTTCGTCAGTTGCTCGCTAAGGAAACTCTTAACGAGAAGGAACTTAAGGAAATCTTCAGTAAGATTCGTAAGGCTCCTGAGCGTACTCTTTGGCTTTCGGACGATAGAAGACCAGATTCTGATCTTCCCCCTGTTGAAATTCCAGAAAGTTTGAAGCGCAACGTTGAAGGTAAGAATGAGCAGACTGAAGCTTCTGAACTTTCTGAATCTTCCAATAATGCAACTTCACAAAACCAGCAGTCTGATCAGATGCCTGTTGATACGTCTATTCAAACTCCTGCACCTGCTCCTCGAACTGTTATTGGAACTGTTAAACCACCTGTTAATCCGCCTACTAATCAAAATGACGGTACTCAATTTGGTGCTTAA
- a CDS encoding AI-2E family transporter has translation MNYQEQEMHEHKMHEHIKESENKLDLASLFPAKGDDRRPPDWLGRALIYVAIVTFVSIFLWFAWNSISFIVFDVVISIFIALAMEPLVVRLIKHGWRRGVASGFTLTGLLVVISLLLALFGNLFAQQVVSMVMGLPDLYNQFANFVLHYTGFKMPNIEQLGMEILKHVQTSWVVDFAGQALNTTWGLMTVLLDLLTIIMVTYYISAAGPAMRRSMCRWMNPQAQRRFLFIWSVVQEQISSFLFSRIILAAINAVGTAIFLIVMNIPYWLPLSLFCGIVSQFVPTIGGYLGGALPILVAWGSNGFGAAVATLIFITIYQQIENMVISPKISEKTMDLNPAVAFISVLVMGAVFGALGAFLALPVTASLQAIFRVCTKQYSLVSSPLMNDPHPDHTSIIVRCVEAIGRKFMNPMSESVHRVMKGTSSRISLNEDILYWYKQAYVSDSDDANSSKVSSNDSDQTDVLATMPISREILDAVNKDIAKRKVDSENKDSPKAKLQVGESKIVNNTKNTKNSKSNVKNNPRSGWKR, from the coding sequence ATGAATTACCAAGAGCAAGAAATGCATGAACATAAGATGCATGAGCATATTAAAGAAAGTGAAAATAAGCTAGATTTAGCTTCACTTTTCCCAGCCAAAGGCGATGATAGAAGGCCGCCAGATTGGCTAGGGCGTGCACTTATTTACGTTGCAATTGTTACTTTTGTGTCCATCTTCCTATGGTTCGCTTGGAATAGCATTTCATTCATTGTTTTCGATGTTGTGATTTCTATTTTTATTGCGCTCGCAATGGAACCGCTTGTTGTTCGGTTAATTAAGCATGGTTGGAGGCGAGGAGTTGCTTCTGGCTTTACGCTAACGGGCTTGCTTGTTGTAATTAGCTTGCTACTTGCTTTGTTTGGTAATTTATTTGCTCAGCAGGTTGTTTCAATGGTTATGGGCTTGCCTGATTTATACAATCAATTTGCAAATTTTGTGCTTCATTATACCGGTTTTAAAATGCCTAATATTGAGCAGCTTGGCATGGAAATTTTGAAGCATGTGCAAACATCTTGGGTTGTTGATTTTGCTGGCCAAGCACTTAACACAACATGGGGATTGATGACTGTTCTGCTTGATTTGCTTACCATTATTATGGTTACGTATTACATTTCTGCAGCAGGTCCGGCTATGCGTCGTAGCATGTGCCGTTGGATGAATCCGCAAGCTCAGCGTCGTTTCCTATTTATTTGGTCAGTTGTTCAAGAGCAGATTTCGAGCTTCTTATTTTCGCGAATTATTTTGGCAGCGATTAACGCAGTGGGTACCGCAATTTTCCTTATTGTGATGAATATACCGTATTGGCTTCCGCTATCCTTATTCTGCGGAATTGTTTCGCAGTTTGTGCCTACAATTGGTGGCTATTTGGGTGGAGCTTTGCCTATCTTGGTTGCGTGGGGTTCCAATGGTTTTGGTGCGGCTGTTGCAACATTAATTTTTATTACGATTTATCAGCAAATTGAGAACATGGTTATTTCGCCGAAGATTTCCGAAAAGACTATGGATCTGAATCCTGCAGTAGCTTTTATTTCAGTTCTTGTAATGGGCGCTGTATTTGGTGCTCTTGGAGCATTTTTGGCTTTGCCTGTGACTGCAAGTTTGCAAGCAATTTTTAGAGTATGCACGAAGCAATATAGTTTAGTTTCTTCTCCGCTTATGAACGATCCTCACCCTGATCACACTTCTATTATTGTTCGTTGCGTTGAGGCGATTGGCCGTAAGTTCATGAATCCAATGAGTGAAAGTGTTCATCGTGTAATGAAAGGCACAAGCTCTCGCATTTCTCTAAACGAGGATATTTTATATTGGTATAAGCAAGCTTATGTGTCAGATTCTGACGATGCGAATAGTAGCAAAGTTTCCTCTAACGATTCTGATCAAACTGACGTATTGGCAACAATGCCAATTTCGCGCGAAATATTAGATGCCGTAAATAAAGATATTGCAAAGCGTAAAGTAGATTCTGAAAATAAGGATTCTCCTAAAGCAAAATTGCAAGTAGGCGAGTCTAAAATAGTAAACAATACAAAAAATACAAAAAATAGTAAAAGTAACGTAAAAAATAATCCACGGAGCGGATGGAAGCGATGA
- a CDS encoding ABC transporter ATP-binding protein, producing the protein MVDSIPSEYPSGNAFASSVPVFGANTYSSDASDSNADVPAVSIRGFVKTFGKKVAVDNLSLSIPAGSFYGLVGPNGAGKTTTIKMLTGLLMPDAGSASIFGNDVWSDVNSAKRAIGLMPQADEIFKTITGLQLLTYAGMLRDMSRAESVKRANDLLSAFDLTEAANTMVSDYSTGMTKKICLATAMIHSPRVLVLDEPFEAVDPVSSANLKDILAEYVSTGGTVIISSHVMELVEKMCSHVAIINEGHVAASGTLAEVAQGKDLEDRFMELVGGRHAAARIDWLNGGKSDNAAVASTESANLNA; encoded by the coding sequence ATGGTAGATTCTATTCCGTCTGAATATCCGTCCGGAAATGCTTTTGCTAGCAGCGTTCCGGTTTTTGGCGCAAACACTTATTCGAGTGATGCTAGCGATAGCAATGCAGATGTTCCAGCGGTTTCTATTCGCGGATTTGTTAAGACTTTTGGCAAGAAAGTTGCTGTAGATAATCTTTCGTTGAGCATTCCAGCAGGCTCTTTCTACGGATTGGTAGGTCCGAACGGTGCCGGCAAAACCACTACGATTAAAATGCTTACGGGCTTGCTTATGCCGGATGCTGGCTCAGCTTCGATCTTTGGCAATGACGTTTGGAGCGATGTAAATAGTGCTAAGCGCGCAATCGGTTTAATGCCTCAAGCAGATGAGATTTTTAAGACAATTACTGGTTTGCAGCTTTTAACTTACGCTGGCATGCTTCGCGATATGAGTCGCGCGGAATCCGTAAAGCGCGCGAACGACTTGCTTTCTGCTTTCGACTTAACAGAAGCTGCAAACACCATGGTTTCTGACTATTCAACTGGTATGACTAAGAAGATTTGCCTTGCAACAGCTATGATCCATAGCCCTCGCGTACTTGTGCTCGATGAGCCTTTTGAGGCAGTGGACCCTGTTTCTAGCGCAAATTTGAAGGATATTCTCGCCGAGTATGTTTCTACTGGCGGTACGGTTATTATTTCTTCGCACGTTATGGAATTGGTTGAAAAAATGTGCTCGCACGTGGCGATTATTAACGAAGGTCATGTTGCAGCTTCTGGCACTCTTGCAGAAGTGGCTCAGGGCAAAGATCTTGAAGATCGCTTTATGGAGCTTGTTGGTGGACGTCACGCAGCTGCGCGAATCGACTGGCTTAACGGCGGCAAGTCTGATAACGCTGCTGTCGCTTCTACCGAGTCTGCTAATCTCAACGCCTAA
- a CDS encoding DUF3180 domain-containing protein, with amino-acid sequence MKAYRTPWWYLVLGLLFGFVLGAFLVSSTESSAMSLAGAPWVVVAIMVIAGLITFVMALQTHQSVANNKDKNKKHVSSQFAVAALMLSKALGMAGAILSGWYVGQLLMSLPHSEIILYNSVVRECSIAGLVCFIDMVVGILGEWLCQIPPEDDSESVNKSNRTPATC; translated from the coding sequence ATGAAAGCGTATCGCACACCTTGGTGGTATCTGGTACTAGGGTTACTGTTTGGCTTTGTGCTGGGCGCATTTCTAGTGTCGTCAACAGAGTCTAGTGCTATGTCGTTAGCAGGAGCTCCGTGGGTTGTTGTTGCAATTATGGTGATTGCTGGCTTAATAACTTTTGTTATGGCATTGCAAACTCATCAAAGTGTTGCCAACAACAAAGATAAGAATAAGAAGCATGTAAGTTCTCAATTTGCTGTTGCGGCTCTTATGCTGTCGAAGGCATTGGGAATGGCAGGTGCTATTTTGTCTGGCTGGTATGTTGGGCAATTGTTAATGAGTTTGCCACACAGTGAGATAATTCTGTATAACTCTGTTGTGCGTGAATGCTCTATTGCTGGCTTGGTGTGCTTTATTGATATGGTTGTTGGCATTTTAGGCGAGTGGCTCTGCCAGATTCCGCCTGAAGATGATTCTGAGTCTGTCAATAAGTCAAATCGTACGCCAGCAACATGCTAG
- a CDS encoding glycosyltransferase family 2 protein, producing the protein MILLSIFDVLVILIGISGVVYQGVCAVASLFAKPIVFPEAPMDKHYAVLISARNEEAVIGNLIHCIQTQTYRQDFIDIWLVADNCTDSTAQVGRNCGCNVIERFDKEHVGKGYALSYLLDHIMKIGADKVYDAYFVFDADNKLDPHYFEEMNKGFHAGYQILTSYRNSVNLSDNWVSSGSALWFIRESRFTNNSRMLFGSSCHAGGTGFMFSREIMHRNSGWKFHLLTEDLEFTMDAILHGDKVGYCGSAVLYDEQPVSFRQSWRQRLRWSKGFLQVFRYYGAALIRHGIRERDFSSVDFTLMLFPFMVLAVARIILGFIFAAFGFVTWMSQISSMINFITTTVTSVLGMMIFVSLTILVEHDKLGATNKELFAYALSFPIFMLSYVPIAFQAIFSKSEWKPIQHTGR; encoded by the coding sequence ATGATTCTTCTATCAATATTTGATGTACTAGTAATACTTATTGGCATAAGCGGTGTTGTGTATCAAGGTGTTTGTGCCGTTGCATCTTTATTCGCTAAGCCTATTGTTTTTCCTGAAGCGCCAATGGATAAGCATTATGCTGTGCTTATTTCTGCGCGCAATGAGGAAGCTGTTATAGGTAATCTTATTCATTGCATTCAAACTCAAACATATAGACAAGATTTTATTGATATTTGGCTTGTTGCAGATAATTGCACTGATTCTACTGCGCAAGTTGGTCGCAATTGCGGATGCAACGTAATTGAACGTTTTGATAAAGAGCATGTTGGTAAAGGTTATGCGCTCAGCTATCTTCTCGATCATATTATGAAAATTGGTGCGGATAAAGTTTATGACGCGTACTTTGTTTTCGATGCAGACAATAAACTTGATCCGCATTATTTTGAGGAAATGAATAAAGGTTTCCACGCAGGATATCAAATTTTAACTAGCTACCGTAATTCCGTGAATCTTTCAGATAATTGGGTTTCTTCCGGCTCTGCACTTTGGTTTATTCGAGAATCGCGATTTACTAACAACTCTCGAATGCTATTCGGTTCGAGTTGCCATGCTGGTGGAACTGGATTCATGTTCTCGCGTGAGATTATGCACAGAAATAGCGGATGGAAATTCCATCTTCTTACTGAGGATCTTGAATTTACTATGGACGCTATTCTTCATGGAGACAAAGTTGGATATTGCGGTTCTGCAGTATTGTATGACGAACAGCCTGTGTCGTTTAGGCAGAGCTGGAGGCAGCGTCTTCGTTGGAGCAAGGGATTCTTGCAAGTATTTCGTTACTATGGAGCAGCTCTTATTCGACATGGTATTCGCGAAAGAGATTTTTCGTCGGTTGATTTTACGCTTATGCTTTTCCCGTTTATGGTTTTGGCTGTTGCAAGAATAATACTTGGGTTTATTTTTGCTGCATTTGGATTCGTAACATGGATGAGTCAAATTTCTTCAATGATTAACTTCATTACCACTACTGTTACAAGCGTTTTAGGCATGATGATATTTGTGTCACTCACTATTTTGGTTGAACACGATAAGCTTGGGGCCACGAATAAGGAGCTGTTTGCGTACGCTCTTAGCTTCCCGATTTTTATGCTTTCGTACGTGCCTATTGCGTTCCAAGCTATTTTCTCAAAGAGCGAGTGGAAGCCGATTCAGCATACCGGTCGCTGA